A single region of the Enterococcus mundtii genome encodes:
- a CDS encoding carbohydrate ABC transporter permease: MLTNRTKAFWLLLAPALLALAIVLFIPLMTGGYYSLTNWNGNTVGEFVGFENYLRAFNDQGFIDSLLFTAKFSFFSVILINIVALGLAMFVTQKLGRWTTFFRTIFFMPNLIGGIILGFIWQFIFNKAFESLATMTGINFFAGWLNTPETGFWGLIILFVWQMSGYMMLIYISFLNNIPEEILEAADMDGANPLQVFFRIKLPMLMPAFTVTLFLTLSNAFKIYDQNLALTQGGPFNSTQMVAMNIYNEAFGMRKMGYAQAKAMIFLVIIVIISVVQISLTRKKEVSA, from the coding sequence ATGTTAACAAATCGCACAAAAGCTTTTTGGTTATTACTTGCACCAGCGTTATTGGCGTTAGCGATCGTTTTGTTCATTCCATTAATGACAGGGGGGTATTACTCACTCACAAACTGGAATGGCAATACAGTAGGTGAATTCGTTGGATTTGAAAACTATCTTCGGGCATTTAATGATCAAGGATTTATCGACAGTTTACTGTTTACCGCAAAATTCTCATTTTTCAGTGTGATTTTGATCAACATCGTGGCTTTAGGTCTAGCGATGTTCGTGACACAAAAATTAGGTAGATGGACGACTTTTTTCCGAACGATCTTTTTCATGCCAAATCTGATTGGAGGGATCATCCTAGGATTTATTTGGCAGTTTATTTTCAATAAAGCATTTGAAAGTCTAGCAACTATGACGGGTATCAATTTTTTTGCCGGTTGGCTGAACACGCCAGAAACGGGGTTTTGGGGGCTCATTATTTTATTTGTTTGGCAAATGAGTGGCTATATGATGCTGATCTATATCTCATTTCTCAACAATATTCCAGAAGAGATTCTGGAAGCGGCAGATATGGATGGGGCAAATCCTTTGCAAGTCTTTTTCCGTATCAAATTACCCATGTTGATGCCAGCTTTCACCGTCACTTTGTTCTTGACGTTGTCCAACGCATTTAAAATCTATGATCAAAACTTAGCCCTGACACAAGGTGGTCCGTTCAATTCCACCCAAATGGTGGCGATGAATATCTACAATGAAGCATTTGGAATGCGAAAAATGGGGTATGCACAGGCGAAAGCGATGATTTTTCTGGTCATTATCGTGATTATCTCAGTGGTTCAAATCTCACTGACACGGAAAAAGGAGGTCAGCGCATGA
- a CDS encoding carbohydrate ABC transporter permease, protein MKQSKVKHPRQVKKSLLIFSGLLLASLWFYPFFLVVINSFKTKAEIFQNTLTLPTGLTFDNYIESFERLDFFKSAANSLLITIGSLVLIVFVSSMAAYALSRNTSRLSSFLYFIVAIGLLIPFQGIMIPLISLFGQVSMLNQPGLMVMYLGLATSMSTFLYYGALRGIPKSLDEAALIDGANTFQIYWQVIFPLLKPTTVTVIVLNALWFWNDYLLPSLSINKAGMYTIPLQMFYFFGEFNKQWHLALAALVIVVLPIIILFVVLQKHVVKGISDGAVK, encoded by the coding sequence ATGAAGCAATCAAAAGTGAAACATCCACGACAGGTTAAGAAGTCTCTACTGATTTTTAGCGGATTGTTACTTGCTAGTCTGTGGTTTTATCCATTTTTCTTAGTGGTGATCAATTCATTCAAAACTAAAGCAGAGATATTCCAAAACACACTCACTTTACCAACTGGGCTAACATTTGATAACTATATCGAGTCGTTCGAGCGATTGGATTTTTTCAAAAGTGCAGCTAATTCGTTACTGATAACGATCGGATCACTAGTGTTGATCGTGTTCGTTTCTTCAATGGCGGCCTATGCGTTATCGAGAAACACGAGTCGCTTAAGTTCATTTCTTTATTTTATTGTCGCAATTGGCTTATTGATTCCTTTTCAGGGAATCATGATTCCCTTGATTTCACTTTTTGGGCAAGTCAGTATGCTGAATCAACCAGGCTTGATGGTGATGTATCTAGGATTAGCAACAAGTATGTCGACCTTTTTATATTACGGTGCTTTACGAGGGATTCCGAAATCATTAGATGAAGCGGCATTGATCGATGGGGCAAATACCTTCCAAATCTATTGGCAAGTCATTTTTCCTTTGCTGAAGCCTACGACAGTGACAGTGATCGTGTTGAACGCCTTATGGTTTTGGAATGATTATCTGTTACCTTCATTAAGCATCAACAAAGCAGGGATGTATACAATTCCTTTACAGATGTTTTATTTCTTCGGCGAATTCAATAAGCAGTGGCACTTAGCACTGGCTGCGCTAGTGATCGTCGTCTTACCGATTATTATTTTATTTGTTGTCTTGCAAAAACATGTCGTAAAAGGCATTTCAGATGGCGCAGTGAAGTAG
- the yicI gene encoding alpha-xylosidase — MKFTNGYWLAKEGFHLEHPNHVYEAQVKEDNLTLFLPYKPIQTRGDTLNLGMTTLSFESPREDIIKVQLVHHDKAQIGPHFQLNRQSSSVMIDIENEEFYTFQSGKLVARVPKNATFQIDFLAEGKLLTSSMPKAQATIQSSDGIHYMREQLSLDPYEYVYGLGERYTPFIKNGQIIDCWNQDGGTGSEQAYKNIPFYLTNQGYGVFVNHPENVSFEVGSENVSRTQFSVVGERLEYYVIYGPDMKTVLRKYTDLTGKPALPPAWSFGLWLSTSFTTDYREETVMGFIEEMQTREIPFDVFHFDCFWMKEFEWCGFEWNRELFPDPQQLIEKIHQKGLKVCVWINPYIGQKAAAFQECKEKGYFIKDKHGEVWQWDLWQAGQGIIDFTNPEARHWYKERLKELIEIGVDSFKTDFGERIPTDVNYHDESDPQKMHNYYAYLYNEVVFELLAELRPDEAVVFARSASVGSQKFPVHWGGDNLSEYPSMAESLRGGLSFVLSGFGFWSHDIGGFEENATADIYKRWTQFGLLSTHSRYHGNIEYRVPWNFGEEAVLVSQRFSKLKNRLMPYIYEQAVETAQTGIPMMRPVMLEFPEDYTTHTIDKQYMFGERLLIAPIFNEQGKVTFYLPEGRWTNYLDNHVYEGQQWHTQTYDYFHLPLMVRPNSLIIEGSVDTTAAYDYTKDLTVHVFELTDTVTQQVVDQRGFPVGTITVTPEDDTYQVKIEGLSHVQVVLRNRKVQGWTEHPLGCSILVEH, encoded by the coding sequence ATGAAGTTTACAAACGGCTATTGGTTGGCAAAAGAAGGATTTCATCTTGAACACCCGAATCATGTCTATGAAGCTCAAGTGAAGGAGGATAACTTAACTCTTTTCTTGCCTTATAAACCGATCCAGACAAGAGGAGATACCTTGAACCTAGGGATGACGACCTTGTCTTTTGAATCACCAAGAGAAGATATTATCAAAGTACAACTGGTGCATCATGACAAAGCACAAATCGGTCCTCATTTTCAACTAAACAGACAGTCATCTTCTGTCATGATCGATATAGAAAATGAAGAATTTTATACGTTTCAATCAGGAAAATTAGTCGCACGAGTGCCGAAAAACGCCACATTCCAAATTGATTTTCTCGCGGAAGGGAAGCTTTTGACGTCTTCTATGCCAAAAGCACAAGCCACGATTCAAAGTAGTGACGGTATCCATTATATGCGGGAACAGTTGTCATTAGATCCGTATGAATATGTCTATGGCTTAGGTGAACGATACACCCCATTCATCAAAAATGGGCAAATCATTGACTGTTGGAATCAAGATGGCGGTACTGGTAGTGAACAAGCGTATAAAAATATCCCATTTTATTTAACGAACCAAGGGTATGGTGTCTTTGTCAATCATCCTGAAAATGTCTCATTTGAAGTTGGTTCGGAGAATGTTTCACGCACACAATTTAGTGTAGTAGGTGAACGATTGGAATACTATGTCATCTATGGACCCGATATGAAAACGGTCTTAAGAAAATACACTGATTTAACGGGTAAACCCGCATTGCCACCTGCATGGTCGTTTGGTTTGTGGTTATCAACTTCCTTTACGACGGACTATCGTGAAGAAACAGTCATGGGATTTATTGAAGAAATGCAGACACGAGAGATTCCGTTTGATGTTTTTCATTTTGATTGTTTTTGGATGAAAGAATTCGAGTGGTGCGGTTTTGAATGGAATCGCGAGCTGTTTCCAGATCCGCAACAACTGATTGAAAAAATCCATCAGAAGGGCTTGAAGGTCTGCGTATGGATCAACCCGTATATCGGACAAAAAGCGGCGGCCTTTCAAGAGTGTAAAGAGAAAGGCTATTTCATCAAAGATAAACATGGCGAAGTTTGGCAATGGGATCTTTGGCAAGCGGGTCAAGGAATCATTGACTTTACAAATCCAGAAGCACGTCATTGGTACAAAGAAAGGCTGAAGGAACTCATAGAAATCGGTGTCGATTCCTTCAAGACGGATTTTGGTGAACGTATACCTACGGATGTGAATTATCACGATGAGTCTGATCCGCAAAAAATGCACAACTATTATGCGTATCTTTATAACGAAGTCGTCTTTGAATTATTAGCAGAATTACGCCCAGATGAAGCGGTCGTATTTGCTCGTTCTGCTTCGGTTGGTTCACAAAAATTCCCAGTTCATTGGGGTGGGGACAACTTATCGGAATACCCGTCCATGGCAGAATCATTAAGGGGTGGACTCTCATTTGTGTTATCCGGCTTTGGCTTCTGGAGCCATGACATTGGTGGATTTGAAGAGAATGCGACAGCGGATATTTATAAACGTTGGACACAATTCGGATTACTATCTACTCATAGTCGCTACCACGGCAACATTGAGTATCGAGTGCCATGGAACTTTGGGGAAGAAGCTGTGTTGGTCAGTCAACGATTTTCTAAATTAAAAAACCGCTTGATGCCTTATATCTATGAGCAAGCGGTAGAAACAGCGCAAACAGGTATCCCGATGATGCGCCCGGTGATGCTGGAATTTCCAGAAGACTATACGACGCATACGATCGATAAACAGTATATGTTCGGTGAACGGTTGTTGATTGCACCGATTTTCAATGAGCAAGGAAAGGTCACTTTTTATTTACCAGAGGGACGTTGGACGAATTATTTAGATAATCATGTATATGAAGGACAACAATGGCACACACAGACCTATGATTACTTCCACTTACCCCTCATGGTCCGTCCTAATTCATTGATTATTGAAGGTTCCGTGGATACGACCGCTGCATATGACTACACGAAAGACTTGACCGTACATGTCTTTGAGCTGACTGACACAGTGACGCAACAAGTGGTAGATCAACGGGGGTTTCCAGTTGGTACGATCACTGTTACCCCTGAAGATGATACCTATCAGGTCAAGATAGAAGGGTTATCACATGTTCAAGTCGTGCTTAGAAATCGGAAAGTACAAGGATGGACGGAACATCCACTAGGCTGTTCCATCCTCGTTGAACACTAG
- a CDS encoding tyrosine-type recombinase/integrase gives MIILFPLHYENSITYEFVELKTKASKRVIALDDVTIKYLHERKQRQDEQGGITFVLSYNSVPTQKHTIRHTIRRHADIAKVHSIRIHGLRHSHASLLISMGMNALLVKDRLGHEDIQTTLGTYGHLYPNTNFTVAESLNNYIKTEMPKESLVKDVKNQFKK, from the coding sequence TTGATTATTCTATTCCCACTCCACTATGAAAATAGTATTACTTATGAATTTGTTGAGCTTAAAACTAAAGCTAGTAAACGAGTGATTGCTTTAGATGATGTAACAATTAAATATTTACATGAAAGGAAACAACGGCAAGATGAACAAGGTGGAATTACATTCGTATTGTCATATAATAGCGTTCCAACACAAAAACATACGATTCGGCATACTATAAGAAGACATGCTGACATTGCAAAAGTACACAGTATACGAATACATGGTTTAAGACACTCTCATGCATCTCTCCTTATTAGTATGGGTATGAATGCTCTTTTGGTAAAAGATCGTTTGGGTCATGAAGACATTCAAACTACTTTAGGAACTTACGGGCATTTATATCCCAATACGAATTTTACAGTTGCGGAATCTTTAAATAATTATATAAAGACTGAGATGCCAAAAGAAAGTTTAGTAAAAGATGTTAAGAACCAATTTAAGAAATAA
- a CDS encoding thioredoxin family protein, with product MSKRRKSFIISVFIIVISLISVFSYRSFASLSDVLPLITSEELQNKLNMHEDIMVYIGRPTCPDCHEFEPVLRDVLNDASEKIFYYNTDEARKIDSKKLDDIAENLSIDAVPTLIKISDGEVIYKKSGKQTKASILEFLHFGDNGKEHESG from the coding sequence ATGAGCAAAAGAAGAAAGAGTTTCATTATAAGTGTTTTTATTATTGTAATATCGTTAATATCTGTATTTTCTTATCGAAGTTTTGCTAGTTTATCAGATGTATTGCCACTAATTACATCCGAAGAATTACAGAACAAGCTGAATATGCACGAGGATATTATGGTTTACATCGGACGCCCCACTTGTCCAGATTGTCACGAATTTGAACCGGTACTCAGAGATGTTCTTAATGATGCTTCTGAAAAAATATTCTATTATAATACTGATGAAGCTAGGAAAATTGATTCAAAGAAATTAGATGACATTGCTGAAAACTTATCTATTGATGCAGTGCCCACTCTTATAAAAATTTCTGACGGAGAAGTTATTTACAAAAAAAGCGGGAAACAAACGAAAGCGTCAATATTGGAATTTCTTCATTTCGGAGATAATGGAAAGGAGCATGAAAGTGGATAA
- a CDS encoding helix-turn-helix domain-containing protein — protein sequence MEVYELLRKLRVERGLSQKYLSDKITTRETYVKYENGKTNIPFVILIGLLEKRNLNLDEFIFYLDKDSVREKNWSLKKLVKNIRKDELNFQRTLRVLREKARDTNDIVDIRNYLVVKTVEWYQLVDSERKLSNSDKKYLLKLKNYLEAVDEWGRFEIATFSTLLFVFETTYIKGRLADIERKIEKNKDFEIFHSILLGMYNNAFLLMLERKESNLAKKYLEKISDVRHSLLFFGDTGVYYNFYKLLFNHLTEESGRVADLLQYFQGLKMVGSHSLSRRFKSDLRKFELIYNITPIFFVD from the coding sequence ATGGAGGTTTATGAGCTATTGAGAAAACTTCGTGTAGAAAGAGGTCTTTCTCAAAAATATTTATCCGATAAAATAACAACCAGAGAAACTTATGTGAAATACGAAAATGGCAAAACAAATATTCCGTTTGTTATTTTAATTGGATTACTGGAAAAAAGGAATTTAAATTTAGATGAGTTTATTTTTTACCTAGACAAGGATAGTGTAAGAGAAAAGAATTGGAGCTTAAAGAAATTAGTAAAGAATATTAGGAAAGATGAACTAAATTTCCAACGTACATTGCGAGTACTTCGAGAGAAAGCTAGAGATACAAATGATATAGTAGATATTAGGAATTATTTAGTTGTTAAGACAGTGGAGTGGTACCAATTAGTAGATAGCGAAAGAAAATTAAGTAATTCTGATAAAAAATATTTATTGAAGCTAAAAAATTATTTGGAAGCTGTTGATGAATGGGGTAGATTTGAAATAGCAACCTTTAGTACACTTTTATTTGTATTTGAAACAACTTATATAAAAGGTCGGTTAGCAGATATTGAAAGGAAAATAGAAAAAAATAAAGATTTTGAGATTTTTCATTCAATATTACTTGGTATGTATAACAATGCTTTTTTATTAATGCTCGAACGCAAAGAATCAAATTTAGCTAAAAAATATTTAGAGAAGATAAGTGATGTTCGTCATAGTCTTTTATTTTTTGGAGATACAGGAGTTTACTATAATTTTTATAAATTACTTTTCAATCATTTAACAGAAGAATCTGGACGAGTTGCTGACTTGTTACAGTATTTTCAAGGGTTAAAAATGGTAGGTTCTCATAGCTTATCCAGACGTTTTAAAAGCGATTTAAGGAAGTTTGAACTTATTTACAATATTACACCAATATTTTTTGTGGATTAA
- the guaA gene encoding glutamine-hydrolyzing GMP synthase, with protein MTNVADMTNVEKIIVLDYGSQYNQLITRRIRDLGVFSELLSHRITAKEVKAMNPKGIILSGGPNSVYDENAFGIDPEIFNLGIPVLGICYGMQLITYKLGGSVEPAKNREYGKALLEVTADDAALFSQTPKQQTVWMSHGDLVTKVPEGFETVATSSDCPIASIQDKERNFYGIQFHAEVRHSEYGIELLRHFAFDICHCEGNWTMNNFIDMQIEKIREQVGDKKVLLGLSGGVDSSVVGVLLQKAIGDQLTSIFVDHGLLRKGEADQVMESLGGKFGLNIIKVDARERFLNKLAGVSDPEEKRKIIGNEFVYLFDDEATKLAGEEGVSFLAQGTLYTDVIESGTETAQTIKSHHNVGGLPEDMQFELIEPLNTLFKDEVRELGTQLGMPDSIVWRQPFPGPGLGIRVLGEITEEKLEIVRESDMILREEIAAAGLDRDIWQYFTVLPGIRSVGVMGDGRTYDYTVGIRAVTSIDGMTADFARIPWDVLQKISVRIVNEVAHVNRIVYDITSKPPATVEWE; from the coding sequence GTGACGAACGTTGCCGATATGACAAACGTTGAAAAAATCATCGTACTAGATTACGGTAGTCAATATAATCAATTGATTACACGACGCATCCGTGATTTAGGTGTTTTTTCTGAATTATTGAGCCACCGTATTACAGCTAAAGAAGTGAAAGCTATGAATCCGAAAGGGATCATCCTTTCTGGAGGACCAAACAGTGTCTATGATGAGAATGCTTTTGGCATTGATCCTGAAATCTTCAATTTAGGCATTCCAGTGTTGGGTATTTGTTATGGTATGCAATTGATCACGTACAAACTTGGCGGTTCTGTTGAGCCTGCGAAAAACCGTGAATACGGCAAAGCATTGCTTGAAGTAACAGCCGATGATGCGGCACTATTCAGCCAAACACCGAAACAACAAACCGTTTGGATGAGCCATGGGGATCTAGTAACCAAAGTACCAGAAGGTTTTGAAACTGTTGCTACAAGTAGCGATTGCCCAATTGCATCGATCCAAGACAAAGAACGTAACTTCTACGGTATCCAATTCCACGCAGAAGTCCGTCATTCAGAATATGGGATCGAATTATTACGTCATTTTGCTTTTGACATCTGTCACTGTGAAGGCAATTGGACAATGAACAATTTCATCGACATGCAGATCGAAAAAATCCGTGAACAAGTTGGCGATAAAAAAGTCTTACTTGGTTTATCTGGCGGAGTGGATTCAAGTGTCGTTGGTGTCCTTTTACAAAAAGCGATCGGTGATCAATTAACATCGATTTTCGTTGACCATGGTCTATTGCGTAAAGGCGAAGCGGATCAAGTCATGGAAAGCTTAGGCGGAAAATTCGGCTTGAACATCATCAAAGTAGATGCAAGAGAACGTTTCTTAAATAAACTTGCAGGTGTCTCTGATCCTGAAGAAAAACGTAAAATCATCGGTAACGAATTCGTATACTTATTTGACGACGAAGCAACAAAGCTTGCCGGCGAAGAAGGTGTGTCTTTCTTAGCACAAGGAACACTTTACACCGACGTAATCGAAAGTGGAACAGAAACTGCCCAAACGATCAAATCACACCACAACGTAGGTGGCTTGCCTGAGGACATGCAATTTGAATTGATCGAACCATTGAACACATTATTCAAAGACGAAGTCCGCGAACTAGGGACACAGCTTGGTATGCCTGACTCAATCGTTTGGCGCCAACCATTCCCTGGACCAGGTCTTGGTATCCGTGTCTTAGGTGAAATCACTGAAGAAAAATTGGAGATCGTCCGTGAATCAGATATGATCTTACGCGAAGAAATCGCCGCTGCCGGTCTTGACCGTGACATCTGGCAATACTTCACTGTTTTACCTGGTATCCGTTCTGTTGGTGTCATGGGCGACGGTCGTACGTATGACTACACAGTCGGTATCCGTGCGGTCACATCGATCGATGGTATGACAGCTGACTTTGCACGTATCCCATGGGATGTGCTACAAAAAATCTCTGTACGTATCGTCAATGAAGTCGCACACGTGAACCGTATCGTGTACGATATTACCTCTAAACCACCAGCAACTGTGGAGTGGGAATAA
- the coaA gene encoding type I pantothenate kinase gives MNDPMNYYRVAREEWREFYRNGQAPLTQDELDSIKSLNDRISMQDVRDIYVPLAHLIFLHMKEFESLSLSKGLFLHKYTQVPPFIIGIAGSVAVGKSTTARLLQMILSRTFKRRNVQLITTDGFLYPNKVLKERGIMDRKGFPESYDMERLIDFLNQVKSGQETTKVPVYSHDVYDIIPDEYELIQQPDILIVEGINTLQLPANQQIYVSDFFDFSVYVDADSELIEKWYLDRFGALLDTAFQHPQNYYYQFAIGNREDAFKMARDVWKNVNLKNLNEYILPTRGRADIILHKTENHIIDSIFMRKY, from the coding sequence ATGAATGATCCAATGAATTATTACCGTGTGGCAAGAGAAGAGTGGCGCGAATTTTACCGAAATGGTCAAGCTCCATTGACACAAGATGAACTAGATAGTATAAAAAGTTTGAATGACCGTATTTCCATGCAAGATGTTCGCGACATTTATGTACCACTTGCGCACTTGATTTTTCTGCATATGAAAGAGTTTGAATCCCTCTCTCTGAGCAAAGGGTTATTCCTTCATAAATATACTCAAGTCCCACCTTTTATTATCGGGATTGCCGGAAGTGTCGCAGTTGGTAAAAGCACCACCGCGCGCTTATTGCAAATGATTTTGTCTCGGACATTCAAACGAAGAAATGTCCAGCTGATCACCACAGATGGTTTTTTATATCCGAATAAAGTCTTAAAAGAACGTGGTATTATGGACCGGAAAGGATTTCCGGAAAGCTATGACATGGAAAGGTTGATCGATTTTCTTAATCAAGTGAAATCCGGTCAAGAAACAACCAAAGTTCCCGTCTACTCTCACGATGTCTATGATATTATTCCCGATGAATATGAACTGATCCAACAACCGGACATTTTGATCGTCGAAGGAATCAACACGCTTCAACTACCAGCTAATCAACAGATTTACGTCAGTGACTTTTTTGATTTCTCTGTCTACGTTGATGCAGATTCTGAATTGATCGAAAAATGGTATTTGGATCGCTTTGGTGCGTTACTTGATACAGCTTTTCAACATCCACAAAACTATTACTACCAATTTGCCATTGGTAATCGTGAAGATGCATTTAAAATGGCAAGAGATGTATGGAAAAATGTGAATTTGAAGAATTTAAACGAATATATCTTGCCTACTCGTGGAAGAGCCGATATAATTCTCCATAAAACTGAAAATCATATTATCGATTCGATTTTCATGCGAAAATATTAG
- a CDS encoding LysR family transcriptional regulator, translating into MSIEKLEYFYMIARFNSLSQASKELHVSISSLSSSLKSLEQEIGTDLFERHGKKIILSTHGKSILPSVELILAEAKKLNISLNESVDYPSLRVGTSDASFIFEANKYPIRHQNFTIDYRYIPSLDLLNKLSQKEIDFAITSATLDHPKFIQTRLATLELKVAISNYFVKPDGILSAEVLEELPFIFLLDHVEHQVITKKVVKQLINEPKYVVCPDSLGAAKMITEGKGMLLANTFVQELLAIEPVCFVSLPTFPTIHFYLYKNSESENFYFYPEVEKEIQAIFNQTCHTTQMMDSADTGTYYCQNDKY; encoded by the coding sequence ATGTCGATCGAAAAATTAGAATATTTCTATATGATTGCCCGTTTCAACAGCCTCTCGCAAGCTTCAAAAGAGCTACATGTTAGTATTTCTTCGTTAAGTAGTTCTTTAAAAAGTTTAGAACAAGAAATCGGGACAGATTTGTTTGAACGTCACGGGAAAAAGATCATATTGAGTACCCATGGAAAATCAATCCTTCCTTCCGTAGAATTGATTTTGGCGGAAGCGAAGAAACTGAATATCTCATTAAATGAATCAGTAGACTATCCTTCTTTGCGTGTCGGTACAAGCGATGCTTCGTTTATCTTTGAAGCAAACAAATATCCAATCCGGCATCAAAACTTTACGATCGACTACCGTTATATTCCTTCATTGGATCTGCTAAATAAACTAAGCCAGAAAGAAATCGACTTTGCCATTACTTCTGCTACCTTAGATCACCCTAAATTTATTCAAACAAGGTTAGCCACTTTGGAACTTAAAGTAGCAATCAGTAACTATTTTGTAAAACCAGATGGGATATTATCCGCGGAAGTACTAGAAGAGTTACCTTTTATCTTTTTACTCGACCATGTAGAACATCAAGTGATTACGAAAAAAGTAGTCAAGCAGCTGATCAATGAACCAAAATATGTCGTCTGTCCAGATAGTTTAGGGGCAGCGAAAATGATTACAGAAGGAAAAGGAATGCTATTAGCCAATACCTTTGTGCAAGAACTTTTAGCTATTGAACCTGTTTGTTTTGTCTCTCTACCAACATTTCCAACCATTCATTTTTATCTTTATAAAAACAGTGAATCAGAAAATTTTTACTTCTATCCAGAGGTTGAAAAAGAAATCCAAGCGATTTTTAATCAAACATGTCACACTACACAAATGATGGACTCTGCTGATACTGGCACCTATTACTGCCAAAACGATAAATACTGA
- a CDS encoding class I SAM-dependent methyltransferase, protein MTNHYYSEHPEIAHEFDEWSFELRGKTFQFVTDSGVFSRETVDYGSRVLIDAFEWAQLPDGKILDVGCGYGPIGLSLAYASERFVEMVDINARAVDLAQGNAKRNRIKNVAIYQSNIYEEVTETDYAAIVSNPPIRAGKKVVHEILTGAYPRLRTGGTLTIVIQKKQGAPSAQKKMQETFGNAEIVIKDKGYYIIRSVKED, encoded by the coding sequence ATGACGAATCATTATTATTCCGAACACCCAGAGATTGCTCATGAGTTTGACGAATGGTCATTTGAGCTAAGAGGGAAAACTTTTCAGTTCGTGACGGACTCGGGTGTGTTTTCACGTGAAACAGTTGATTATGGCTCACGTGTATTGATCGATGCCTTTGAATGGGCACAGCTACCAGATGGCAAAATTTTGGATGTTGGCTGTGGTTATGGTCCAATCGGACTTTCTCTTGCCTATGCGAGTGAACGTTTCGTGGAGATGGTAGACATTAATGCTAGAGCGGTTGATTTAGCCCAAGGAAATGCGAAGCGAAATCGAATCAAAAATGTAGCGATTTACCAGTCAAACATTTATGAAGAGGTGACAGAAACAGATTACGCTGCAATTGTCAGCAATCCGCCGATTCGTGCAGGCAAAAAAGTCGTACATGAAATCTTGACAGGTGCGTATCCTCGTTTACGTACGGGCGGTACTTTAACGATCGTCATTCAGAAAAAACAAGGGGCACCTAGCGCACAAAAGAAAATGCAAGAAACATTTGGGAACGCAGAAATCGTGATCAAAGATAAAGGCTATTATATTATCCGAAGTGTGAAAGAAGACTGA